The following nucleotide sequence is from Psychroflexus torquis ATCC 700755.
GGGATGAAACGGGTGTAAAAAACAATAATCATCATGGACGTTCCTATGCTCCAAAAGGAAAAACTCCTGTTAAAAAACATATGTCGAAGCGGTTTTCAATCAACATGATTTCTACAGTTACAAATCAGGGTTTAATTCAGTTTATGATATATAAAGAAAATATGAACTCAGATGTATTTATTCAATTTTTAGAACAGCTCATCAAATCGCAAGAAACCAAAGTATTCTTAATCCTTGATAATTTACGAGTCCATCATAGTAAAGTTGTAAAGAAATGGGCGGAAGAAAATGGCGAAACCATAGAACTATTTTACCTGCCATCATACTCACCTGAGCGAAACCCAGATGAATATCTGAATTGCGATTTAAAGTATGGACTCTCGGATAAACCGGCACCAAAAACACAAGAAAAAATGAAAGAAAATTTAGAGAATCATATGAAAATGCTTCAAAATGATAGCGAAAGGGTAGCAAAATATTTTAAACATGAGAGCATCAAATATGCTGCATAAAATTAAAGATCTTTAAGTGCGAGGTTAATAATACTGCTTCGGTTCTTACAATTCCAGGATATAAACCAATTACAGGAACATTGAATTTAAATAATTCAAAAGCCATAGCTTCAGTCATCTTATCTGTTGCTGCTTTCGAAGTGCAATAAGCTACTCCTTTGTCATTTCTTTGAGCAACCCAAAATGAAAGGTTAAAGATTATACCTGACTTTTGTTCTGTCATTTTTTTAGCGGCTTGAGCGCTTGCAAAATAAGCTGCTCTAACTCCAGAAGAAAACATTTTATCCCATCTTGAAATTGGGGAATCCCAAAAACCTTCTTCTAACCAAAATTTTGTACCATCGTTAAAGTATTCATATCCTCCCCAAACACTATTTACTAAAATATCGATTTTGTTATGTGTTTCAAAAATGTGTTTGAAAACCTTAACTACTTCTTGGTCGTTAGTATGGTCACAACATATAGCTTTACATCTGCCTCCATTTGCAATAATTTGTTTCTCAGTTTCATAGATAGTTCCTGAAAGTTTAGTTGTATTATTTTTTTCGTTCTCCGTTCTCCCAGTTATATAAATTGTTGCTCCACTTTTAGCCAAAGCAATAGCTATTCCTTTACCTATTCCTCGACTTGCACCTGTTACTAGTGCAACTTTATTTTCTAATTCATTCATTAATGTATTCAGTCTGTTTTAGTGTAAACTACGTTTGTTATATGGTTTGATGCGTAATTAAGTACATAATTTAGTAAATAAAAACTGAGTAGAAAATCCGCAAGTCCCGACGCATCGGGGTTAGTAAGCAAGCTCAAACTAGCAATAAATTATATGCGGTATTATAAAGCGTATTATTCCAGCTTCCCCATTAAGCCCCAACCATTAGCTTTGTCGATAACAACACAATCAAGTGTATTATTACCTTTTTTTAAGTTTAAATATAATTTGTTAGCATTGATATCTATGTGTCCTTGGTATTGTAATCCTTTAGATCGGAATGCGTTATTGCCACTAAAAATAGCTGTTCCATTTAGATAGACTATTATTTTATCACTATAATCAAATGAAAATAGCCTCACTTGATTGTTATTTGATTCAATACTAGTTGAAGCCACAGCATAGACTTCTTTGTTTTTTTCGAAATTACCTGATGATGGCTTTTTAATGAATTTTGAGAATGGAAGTAGACCAGAATTTTCGGTTGTAACAGTTACGAATTTCTCTTTTGAAAAACTGTTGAAGCTTAATTCGTCTTCAATAAATGGAAATGCTTTTGTAATATTCCATTGCGATATAATGTTAGGTTCTTTCTTGTTTTGAGTTTCTTTATTAGTTTTAATAGTAACCTCTTTACTAGTAAAACTAAAATTTGAAAACCTATTATCAAATAGTGAAAATAGGCCTATTTCTCCATTATTGTTTGCCGTCCTAAGATCATCTAGCGTAAGCACTTTTTCATCATTAATAAAAACTTCAGCAGTATTACTGTTTATTTCGATACGTAAGGTATTCCAACCTTTATTTTTAAAAGTAACATTGGCTTGGTATTCTTTATATAATTGCCAAGTAAGCTCTTCATTATAAGTTGGAGAGTATTGTAATGCATCAGCTTGGTTAGATTTATGAAGCCTCATATAGACTTCTTCCATAGTGTTTTGTTGCTTTCTAAAAATGATGCCAGCAAAACTTCTATTTTTATTGGCGAATACATCAACCTCTATAGTTCCATTTGAGAATTGTTTGTTTTTCACAAAAGCTTTGCCATTTAGAAGAAGTGTTTCTCTATCGTCAAATGTTTCAAAAGTAGAAGTTCCTTTATGTATTTCCCAGTCCGAAGAATTCATAGGAATATCAGTAGCGTTATTTTGTGCATATGATAATTGCAAGCTAAATAGGATGATAAACAAATTGAAGCAGAATAAATTTTTCATAGTATTTTCGATTTTTTAATACTTGCAAAGGTTGGCCTTCGTTCTCGCAAAGAACATATCATTTTATAATAAATGACTATCATTTTGGTAATTTGCGATACATACTTGGAGTAATACCCTCGAGCCTATTGAAAAAGCGTGTAAGATTATTGGCTTCACTAAAATTTAGAGCATTTGCAATTTCAGAAATAGTTTTATTGGAATAACTTAATTCCATTTTAATTTCCTGCAGTAATCTAAAATGGATAATTTCTTTAGAAGTACATCCAAAGTACGCTTTTGTAACACTATTTAATTGCTGTCTGGAAGTGTTCAGAATTTCACAATACGCTGCTACAGAGTGAAATTTCCGGATATGTAACTCTAGCTTTTCTTTAAACCTGTAAGCAGTTGAACTTCCTTGTGTTTCTGGCGAAAGATTATAATGTTTTGAAAATAATCTGTTTATTTTTGATAAATAGAAATATAAAAGAGACCTGATAATATGAATACTATCATTTTGAAAATCATTTATTTCAGATATGATTTCATTTAATATAAATTGAATTTTATCATATTCTCTTCTTGGTAGCTGTAAGTATTGTGGGTATTTTGAATTGTAAAAGTATTGAAGTCTATATACAAACAGTTTGTCGTCAAAAAAATCAGATAAGAAATCATTTTGAAAAACAAGATGAAAGCCTTTAATATCTGAAAGGTCTATTTCACAGCTTTTTTTTTGGTATGGTGAAATAAAAAATATGGAGTTTTCTTCAATATTTAATCTATCTCCATTTAACTCGATATACCCTTTTGCTTTTTCAAAAATGAAAATTTCAAAAAAGTCGGTAGTATGAGGGGAATTTTCAAAAAAAACATTGGGATTTGTTTCGAATTTGTGCAAATCCATTAGGAGTTCAAATCCATATTTTTCTTTTTCAAAATGAAATGTGCTCAAATCTTAATTCTTTTTGTTTGTGGTTTTATATAATTTAGTAGAGTAGAGCCTGATTGTTCTTCTCATATTCTCTATACGAATATAATAAAACAATCAGCACCCCCTTCATCAAACACTTCGACAGGCTCAGTGCAGCGCCGTGCATGAAGTTTTCCCTCACACAGCCTGCCCCGTTTTTGTCGGGGGCTTACCGATAGATTTCTTTATTGAGCTTTCGCAAGGGTTTTTAAACGTGCATACTTTTCTATGTCAAATAGGTTGTAAAATTTAACCAAATTCTCATAGGGTCGCTGGCGTAGCTTCCGATGCGCTTTCCTTCCTTTGCACTTCATCCATTTAAATAATTTGTAATCCAGATGCTTTTTAATGATTTTTATGGTTTCCCAAATATGTGTAACCTTACTGATAGAAAAGTAATTTAGCCAACCTCTTAATAATTGATTAACCTTCCATACTATCCACTCAATTGTCCAATGTTTTCGATTTGCAAATAGCTTCGTCGAAAAGCTTCTATAAGCGTATTGCCCTCACAGAGTTTTCCGTAAAGACTATAAGCCTTGAAGCCCTTATCTTGCTTGGCTCTAATATATAGCTTCCTCTGAAAAACACGAATAGCTGCATCGCTTTGCGATGGACTTGTTAATAGATTTACATCAATATTTGTCATTCTGTCTTTCATATAAGCATATCTAAAGTAGTGTCCCTTTCCTAATTAGAGTTTTGTTGTCTCTAACATCATAGGTACTATGAACACCTCCGACTTCTCTTGCTACAGCTAGTAATTTCGTAATACTTATGTACTAGCTTTTATAGTTGCCACCATTTGTAACAAGAGACCTCCCACAGCCTGCCCCGTTTTTTCGGGGTTTCGTAGTTTTCCATCTATAACCACGCCATCCCTATGACTCCGGTAGATTGTTACACTTCATACTACTGTTTATCCATGCAACATAACAGGGTTCGAGAACGTCGAAACTCTCCCCAATCTACAGATACACTTATCGAAGCTACTACGGGTTCACACTTGCGTATTACAGCTTGGTTATTTGAACATGCCCAGCTTCAGCGAAACCCTCACAAATTTAACTGTCGGCAGCTCTTCTAAATGAACAGCAAATTATTTAGGTAGGATTTACACCTACTGGAAAAACACAACTTCGTGGCGCACCAGCGGTTTGGTGTATAAGAATAGTTGAGTGATTTAAATATTAAAGTTAGCAAATAATTCACAGATATAAAGTCCGTGAGGACTTTCGTAAATAAACTAAAACCAGCAACCCGCCATAATGACGCTGTCGGGCTGGTTAATTTTATACGGTGTTGGAAATTGGCTTTTGTTACTCTATCTCATCAGATAGTCACCCTTAAATAAATTGACATAAAATTAGTCTTTTGAGCATTGCTTTTATAGTTGGTTCTATTGATTAATTCTCTAAATTCTTTTAGTTTGTTCCTTACATTTGAATAGACTCAATTGTGTTTATTAAGTCTATGATTACAAGACTAAAGAATATTTAGTTTTTTTTAGTTTAATACATACTAATCATTAAACTGTACAAGTAATAATTCACTAGTCATAAAACTATAAAAGATTTTAATGTTCATATGATAACTGGAAGCCATAGACTCAGTACTACTTTTTAATTCTTCAATTTTTTGTTGATCATAATACATTCCATTTTGAATCACTCCATAAATTTGTTTTGTATTGCTTATGGACTCTAATGGATTTTTATCAAGAATTACCATATCTGCTAGCTTTCCAGTTTTAATACTTCCTAGTTCGTATTCTTTTTTAGCATACTCAGCAGGGACTATAGTTGCTGCTCTTAAAGCTTCGATATTCGATAATCCAGCATCTACTAAATCTATTAATTCTTGATGGACACTAAAACCAGCAAACGTATAGGAGTCTGTAACGTCCGTGCCAACCATAATTGGTACTCCGAGACTATTGGCTTTACTCACTAACTCTTTAGATTTTTCATAAAATTTCTCACTAATGATAGGGTTAGGATGAGCCAAATTCCGCTCTTTATTACCTGAAATGTCAAATGACCACCATAGTTTTTTTCTTGCTATAGAAATATATTTTGTCATTGAATTGTTTAAAAATTCCTCTTTATGAGCATTCGCTTCAAATTTAAGAGTCTGTAGCGTAGGCGTCCAATAGGCATTTTCTTCACTCATTAATTGCATGAGTTCTTCAGCTTTTCGATCGTTAAATTGATCGATCATCTCATTTTTATACAAACTATAGTTTTTACGCCAGTTTAGACTCAATCTTAAACTGTCTGCATGGGGAAAGCAATCATACATAAAAATGCGTCCATGTTCAAAGCTTTTTTGGCCTGCTTTTATAGCTTCTTCTAGGCTTATAAATATGGGTTTATGACCTGCTAAATGCATATTATATTGCGAGGCTTTTTTAACTAATTCTCTGTAAGATTCAGGTTTTATCTGTTGATAGATTTTTATGAAGTCTACCTGTTCTTTTTTATAAAAATCTAAAAAGGGTTCAACATCTTTTTTGTTATTTAGTTTGAAGAAATCTGGCACGCCATTTGGAACCGATTGTTCACCATCTATTTGGTAACTACCCTGTAATACATATCGAGGCGTAACACGCTTCTTGTTTTGTAAATCTTTATTCCATTGTAGTCTGGTCTTACTTCCTACCCAATAGGCATCCTCTTTATCTAGAGTCCCAGACATATCTCTAATAGTGGTGACACCATTTGCAATGTATAAAGGATGATGAAGCCATTCAGAATG
It contains:
- a CDS encoding SDR family NAD(P)-dependent oxidoreductase, with protein sequence MNELENKVALVTGASRGIGKGIAIALAKSGATIYITGRTENEKNNTTKLSGTIYETEKQIIANGGRCKAICCDHTNDQEVVKVFKHIFETHNKIDILVNSVWGGYEYFNDGTKFWLEEGFWDSPISRWDKMFSSGVRAAYFASAQAAKKMTEQKSGIIFNLSFWVAQRNDKGVAYCTSKAATDKMTEAMAFELFKFNVPVIGLYPGIVRTEAVLLTSHLKIFNFMQHI
- a CDS encoding family 16 glycoside hydrolase, with the protein product MKNLFCFNLFIILFSLQLSYAQNNATDIPMNSSDWEIHKGTSTFETFDDRETLLLNGKAFVKNKQFSNGTIEVDVFANKNRSFAGIIFRKQQNTMEEVYMRLHKSNQADALQYSPTYNEELTWQLYKEYQANVTFKNKGWNTLRIEINSNTAEVFINDEKVLTLDDLRTANNNGEIGLFSLFDNRFSNFSFTSKEVTIKTNKETQNKKEPNIISQWNITKAFPFIEDELSFNSFSKEKFVTVTTENSGLLPFSKFIKKPSSGNFEKNKEVYAVASTSIESNNNQVRLFSFDYSDKIIVYLNGTAIFSGNNAFRSKGLQYQGHIDINANKLYLNLKKGNNTLDCVVIDKANGWGLMGKLE
- a CDS encoding helix-turn-helix domain-containing protein, whose protein sequence is MSTFHFEKEKYGFELLMDLHKFETNPNVFFENSPHTTDFFEIFIFEKAKGYIELNGDRLNIEENSIFFISPYQKKSCEIDLSDIKGFHLVFQNDFLSDFFDDKLFVYRLQYFYNSKYPQYLQLPRREYDKIQFILNEIISEINDFQNDSIHIIRSLLYFYLSKINRLFSKHYNLSPETQGSSTAYRFKEKLELHIRKFHSVAAYCEILNTSRQQLNSVTKAYFGCTSKEIIHFRLLQEIKMELSYSNKTISEIANALNFSEANNLTRFFNRLEGITPSMYRKLPK
- a CDS encoding group II intron maturase-specific domain-containing protein, whose protein sequence is MEWIVWKVNQLLRGWLNYFSISKVTHIWETIKIIKKHLDYKLFKWMKCKGRKAHRKLRQRPYENLVKFYNLFDIEKYARLKTLAKAQ
- a CDS encoding amidohydrolase family protein is translated as MKRKLFRVLKIASLLIIGLVLLFFAGVYWPLQDIEVPEIHETILIKSISIIDIESGTLIKDQDIKITDNRITEIGISGSINSADETFIINGKGKYVIPGLWDMHTHSNVHSEWLHHPLYIANGVTTIRDMSGTLDKEDAYWVGSKTRLQWNKDLQNKKRVTPRYVLQGSYQIDGEQSVPNGVPDFFKLNNKKDVEPFLDFYKKEQVDFIKIYQQIKPESYRELVKKASQYNMHLAGHKPIFISLEEAIKAGQKSFEHGRIFMYDCFPHADSLRLSLNWRKNYSLYKNEMIDQFNDRKAEELMQLMSEENAYWTPTLQTLKFEANAHKEEFLNNSMTKYISIARKKLWWSFDISGNKERNLAHPNPIISEKFYEKSKELVSKANSLGVPIMVGTDVTDSYTFAGFSVHQELIDLVDAGLSNIEALRAATIVPAEYAKKEYELGSIKTGKLADMVILDKNPLESISNTKQIYGVIQNGMYYDQQKIEELKSSTESMASSYHMNIKIFYSFMTSELLLVQFND